Below is a window of Vespa crabro chromosome 20, iyVesCrab1.2, whole genome shotgun sequence DNA.
CATTGTAATATTACTTTATGGTATTATATAtgaagtaatataaattttgccAACGTCATATATACCACTGTTTCTTAATATTTGTCCAATTTTTCAGTCGAGTTACATGATGTATTCGAATCTagcacatttatatttttaatttttgaactTTGCAAAAATGGAGAACTATTCGACTACCTCACATCGGTCGTAACACTGTCCGAAAAGaaaacacgttatattatgAGACAAGTATTTGAAGGAGTTCTGCATGTACATAATCAGGGTATAGTTCATAGAGATTTGAAACCAGAAAACATATTACTTGACGATAGCCTTAATGTAAAGATAACAGATTTTGGCTTTGCAAGGATGTTAAAATCTGGAGATAAATTATACGGTTCGTTAACATTTTTGCATATATAGTCTATGAGCTTGTCAAGgtaccaaaagaaaaaaagaaaaaaaaatattcttaccaatctaataatatatattctatttgcGTAGATTTGTGCGGAACACCTGGATATTTAGCACCAGAAGTCTTGAAGTGCAACATGTTTGAAAATGCCGAAGGTTATGGATTCGAAGTTGACATGTAAGCATTGTCATATGTCTATTTTCAATGGTTTATCATTTGCCAATGGAAATGTCATTTGTTAACCTAACCAACGTATATTACTTTCTTAAAGTAACTAACCAAGACAAATATATGCAGGATATTCCATAACTGTGATCCATTGATTTTCTAATGCGTTATGTGCATAATAAGGGTCTACAAGCCAATGTTTATCTCTTCTTAGATGGGCTTGTGGAGTGATTATGTTTACCTTATTAGTTGGTTGTCCCCCATTTTGGCATCGAAAACAAATGGTCATGCTAAGGAATATAATGGAAGGAAAGTATTCCTTTACATCACCGGAATGGGCAGATATCACAGGTGcgatattttatctatatatttcctcttactcttacacacacacacacacacacacacacatatatatatatatatatatatatatatatatatatatatataatgtgtgtatatttatatctatatttgcaGAAGCTCCAAaagatttaataagaaaattattggtCGTTGAtccgaaaaaaagaatatcgataaaagaagCACTGGaacattcttttttccacACAGTGGTAcgtatttttatgaaaaattaatggaTAATGTTAGAAAAGTCCAAATATATAGAGCATGTATTATATCTTAAATGTTTTCAAGAAACGTTTCCGATAGTTTAACATAAGATCGTATTGTTTCACATTTAGATATATGCTTATATAAATGctgatttattttatgattacATAAAGAGgcattaattaaagaaaacaaaaaaaaagcagcatctttcatttcttgttctttctcttgttgTTTCATATCCATTATAGTAAATCCTCatactttgttttttgttttttatacgTACGAAAAACTTTGTCTACACaatgtatcattttatatttccagCCTAGAATATATGGCAGTGGTgtaaaaaaacattaacaattattggatgtaaaaatgaaagactACAGCTTTTATGACACAttcgtttttaacatttaatgattatttctaATGCATATTTGCTTCCCATTGCACATATCATTTACATTATGTATttccaattttattatacaaaactattgacgttatatgaattaatttctttttgaaaaaactAACAAAGGGCCACAGGTACGAATTACACATATCAATTCAAAGAATGAtgtattaaatcaaatttatatttagttTACGAGTTTACGATAAATGTGGCAAATTTAAAAACATCACGTTcgaatttttcgataaattttcgattattttattttgtaaagaaCTCTTAAATGGTTACAGTTGTGGGATCAAGACATCGCCCCTCTAAAGCGTTCACTGTCATCTAACTCACGACGTCTGAGTAGGATATCTCAATTAGCTTTGGtaaattatttctgttattctttcctttgggataaacataaatttttatttttcgtctaAAGTCTGCGGTGTAAATTAACAATtggtaatttttaattgttgaATTATACCATTGTTTtgtgaattaaaataataatatgccttttctctgtttattaatcattaaatattaataacctttgatatttttaaaatgctCTCCTCTTATTTCcaaattcaaaaattttattcatatgcATGATACACCACGATCATTCAAGATTGAATGATGCATGCTTGTTTATGCTTTTCTATGCAGAAACTATATAGTAGATTATAGCTATCTCTTTAAGAAGCCCGTCTTTATTTTCCATGTGCCTTTATCCGATTCCGTGTGAATGTTTCGAGACcgcgtaaaaagaaaataaagaaataattcgataatcaattatttatacatacgtgtttaattaatttggagtaattaattgaattgTTCGAATAAGTAAATGTCTCATCTTATTCcatttaatcattaatatttgtatatacgcTTATATTCtcttaattcatttaaattcgCACAGGAATTAAAGGCAAAGTCATTTAATGCACGAAGAAGATTTCAGTTAGCGATTCTTTGCGTACGAGCAGTGATACGTATTAAACGTCTTCACATTACACCCGAACCTCTTTCGACTCAAGTGGCTTGCACCGATCCTTATAGAATAAAGATCTTACGAAAGGTATTTAAAGTgttaacattttatatcgtATCTCTTTGTTCGAACTTTATTAATCTCTTCAAACTTTTCTTGCAGATTATCGATGGGTGTGCATTTAGAGTTTACGGACATTGGgttaaaaaaggagaaggacaGAATCGAGCAGCACTTTTTGAAAATGCACCAAAGACAGAACTAAAACATCTTTATGTTAGCAATTTGAGTAGATAACCAATACTTTGTTGAAACATTAGTTGCAATTGGTATTTTATTCAGACTTTAgtaaattcgtttttataatagagaagacataattaataaacaaagatAGTCTTTGATTATTCTGTTTTCACAACTTGTACGCGGTACGCACGATGAGAGGATGCTttggaatttcttttttccttttttttcttttttttttttcacttgtaCTTTCCT
It encodes the following:
- the LOC124431143 gene encoding phosphorylase b kinase gamma catalytic chain, skeletal muscle/heart isoform isoform X3: MKDATLQEVHILRRVAGHPYIIELHDVFESSTFIFLIFELCKNGELFDYLTSVVTLSEKKTRYIMRQVFEGVLHVHNQGIVHRDLKPENILLDDSLNVKITDFGFARMLKSGDKLYDLCGTPGYLAPEVLKCNMFENAEGYGFEVDIWACGVIMFTLLVGCPPFWHRKQMVMLRNIMEGKYSFTSPEWADITEAPKDLIRKLLVVDPKKRISIKEALEHSFFHTVLWDQDIAPLKRSLSSNSRRLSRISQLALELKAKSFNARRRFQLAILCVRAVIRIKRLHITPEPLSTQVACTDPYRIKILRKIIDGCAFRVYGHWVKKGEGQNRAALFENAPKTELKHLYVSNLSR
- the LOC124431143 gene encoding phosphorylase b kinase gamma catalytic chain, skeletal muscle/heart isoform isoform X1 is translated as MAKDEGDDLLPDKDAAKGFYAKYEPKEILGRGISSTVRRCIEKETGIEYAAKIIDISNEPHESTEGHTMKDATLQEVHILRRVAGHPYIIELHDVFESSTFIFLIFELCKNGELFDYLTSVVTLSEKKTRYIMRQVFEGVLHVHNQGIVHRDLKPENILLDDSLNVKITDFGFARMLKSGDKLYDLCGTPGYLAPEVLKCNMFENAEGYGFEVDIWACGVIMFTLLVGCPPFWHRKQMVMLRNIMEGKYSFTSPEWADITEAPKDLIRKLLVVDPKKRISIKEALEHSFFHTVLWDQDIAPLKRSLSSNSRRLSRISQLALELKAKSFNARRRFQLAILCVRAVIRIKRLHITPEPLSTQVACTDPYRIKILRKIIDGCAFRVYGHWVKKGEGQNRAALFENAPKTELKHLYVSNLSR
- the LOC124431143 gene encoding phosphorylase b kinase gamma catalytic chain, skeletal muscle/heart isoform isoform X2 → MAKDEGDDLLPDKDAAKGFYAKYEPKEILGRGISSTVRRCIEKETGIEYAAKIIDISNEPHESTEGHTMKDATLQEVHILRRVAGHPYIIELHDVFESSTFIFLIFELCKNGELFDYLTSVVTLSEKKTRYIMRQVFEGVLHVHNQGIVHRDLKPENILLDDSLNVKITDFGFARMLKSGDKLYDLCGTPGYLAPEVLKCNMFENAEGYGFEVDIWACGVIMFTLLVGCPPFWHRKQMVMLRNIMEGKYSFTSPEWADITEAPKDLIRKLLVVDPKKRISIKEALEHSFFHTVELKAKSFNARRRFQLAILCVRAVIRIKRLHITPEPLSTQVACTDPYRIKILRKIIDGCAFRVYGHWVKKGEGQNRAALFENAPKTELKHLYVSNLSR
- the LOC124431143 gene encoding phosphorylase b kinase gamma catalytic chain, liver/testis isoform isoform X4, with translation MAKDEGDDLLPDKDAAKGFYAKYEPKEILGRGISSTVRRCIEKETGIEYAAKIIDISNEPHESTEGHTMKDATLQEVHILRRVAGHPYINLCGTPGYLAPEVLKCNMFENAEGYGFEVDIWACGVIMFTLLVGCPPFWHRKQMVMLRNIMEGKYSFTSPEWADITEAPKDLIRKLLVVDPKKRISIKEALEHSFFHTVLWDQDIAPLKRSLSSNSRRLSRISQLALELKAKSFNARRRFQLAILCVRAVIRIKRLHITPEPLSTQVACTDPYRIKILRKIIDGCAFRVYGHWVKKGEGQNRAALFENAPKTELKHLYVSNLSR